From the genome of Tachysurus vachellii isolate PV-2020 chromosome 2, HZAU_Pvac_v1, whole genome shotgun sequence, one region includes:
- the paqr4b gene encoding progestin and adipoQ receptor family member 4: MVFFNVPRLLDFKNSPTHLQFNRYVLTGYRPASTCTGCLRSLFYLHNESGNIYTHGVSFVCFLLLLPLSIPWSEMDEQWLCFVHYLACLSPTVGSVLYHIFMNHEGGARVYDALLCFDMFGVCLVNTLGALPIVHITLLCQPWARHAAMFGYVLFSCRGVRDALIARSGARRLQSFAFQALFRAFLFFLRWFKLGTGNPESLHLYVIMDVLALMGGLVNVWRVPERFSPGTFDYWLNSHQIMHIAVILAILYLHWGTMEDLAWLKGYECPQK, encoded by the exons ATGGTGTTTTTCAATGTACCAAGACTTCTGGACTTTAAGAATTCTCCAACACACCTTCAGTTCAACAGGTATGTTTTGACTGGATATCGCCCCGCATCCACATGCACAGGATGTTTAAGAAGTCTCTTTTACCTGCACAATGAATCTGGAAATATCTACACACATG GTGTCTCGTTTGTCTGCTTTCTTTTGCTATTGCCTCTCAGCATTCCCTGGTCTGAAATGGATGAACAGTGGCTTTGCTTTGTGCACTACCTAGCCTGCCTCTCTCCCACTGTTGGCTCAGTCCTCTATCACATCTTCATGAATCATGAAGGCGGAGCTCGAGTTTATGATGCCCTGCTCTGCTTCGACATGTTCGGCGTCTGTCTCGTCAACACTCTGG GTGCTTTGCCAATCGTGCACATCACTCTCCTATGCCAGCCCTGGGCGCGCCATGCTGCCATGTTTGGCTACGTGCTCTTCTCTTGCCGTGGTGTCCGTGATGCGCTAATTGCTCGGAGCGGTGCTCGACGTCTGCAATCATTTGCATTCCAAGCCTTGTTCCGGGCGTTCCTGTTTTTCCTGCGCTGGTTCAAACTTGGCACTGGAAACCCTGAGTCACTCCATCTATATGTCATCATGGATGTGCTGGCTTTGATGGGTGGTCTGGTCAATGTGTGGCGCGTTCCTGAGCGCTTCAGCCCTGGCACCTTTGACTACTGGTTAAACAGTCACCAGATCATGCATATAGCAGTCATTCTGGCCATATTGTACTTGCACTGGGGCACCATGGAGGATTTGGCATGGCTGAAGGGCTACGAGTGTCCTCAAAAATGA